GTGTAATGTACAGAGACATGGGAGATTTAAATAATGGACTCAGTTCTTTGTAAACAGAAGTTACCAGAGAGTCCATTTCAAAGGGACAGACTACTAGCCTAAGAGATGAGAGAAGAGCTCTGAGACGTTTCTCAGGCTGTATTGCATGAGCTAGTCATACCAGTTTCTGCAGGAATGCAGAAATTATTGCAAAATGGCTAGGTTCCATAAACATGTTGGTAAAGTTtaactttacagataagaaaaaataatttcaaaacaaatttcCACCTTTCCTTAAATTAACTTTATCttgttagagaaagaaagaaatccagcaGCTTACCTGTATCAAATCCCACACTTGGCACTATGTCTACTGTCCCATGAAAGGCTCCAGCCCATGCTGAGGTAGCAGAGGTGACTGTAGTCGGTTCTGTCTTTGTGATGTCACACTGGGGAGCAGGAATCCTGGCCGCATGCACTGAAGGCATCAGCAGAGGCCCATAGGATGGATCCAGGGCAGAACCGGCAggagggtggtgatggtggtgatgatggtggcgGTGGCGCATGTGGGCATGAGGGTGGTGGTGCCGCATGTACACGTCATGCATATGGCTGTAGGATGGGCTCACCTGAGATGTCAAAGGATAAGGCCAGGACTCAGACACAGCAgggggaggggctgggccagTCTGATGCAGGCTGTGTCCTGGCCAAGGACTGGGATCAGCTGCAGAAAAGGTGCCAGGGGGTCCAGTGACCTGGAAGTCAGGATGAACTCCCCCCAGACAAGGTGCAGGTGGGGGCTGGTAAGAGCTGGTCCAAAAGGAAGTTGGGAAACTATTCCGTTGGCTTGAGAGAGCTGAGCTGtctgagaagacagaaaataaaacacatgattAACATAAGACTCAGTTTTGGGATAGACTTGCCTCTAATTGTCCAATAATATTTTACAAGCAGTCAAACAAGCATGCACTCTTATTCTTCCCAAACAGGGGTGAACTGATACCAGGTTGGCCTCTGGGCTCGCAAGCCAGTGGGTCCGTGTGCAGGATCCAAAGTGTTGAATGAGCCTCCCTCCATTTGCTTTGCTTGGCTTATGCCGTCACAGTCTGTGCTAAGGTTTGCAATTTGGGGATTGAaaaatttcatttccttctgaGTACCTTGCAGCCATTAGGGGTAAGAGGAGGTCATAGCTACCCACTTCACTGGTAAAGAAAGCTTATGCCATAAATGAGGTTTATATAAGTTGGAAATGATCATTTTTACCAACTTCTAAATGCAAATACGATTTTCATTTAAAGGAAAGATTTTAATGCCGAAGGTAACAATGAAAGTAAGGTCACAATTACTTATACTCACTAACACTCATTTTCCATTAAGAAGAGTGTATTCTAGCctcattttatttgcttattttctgtggCAATCTGCGAGTCTCTAGACCGAGAATAAAAACGGTCAATATTTAATACAGTATCAAATGTCCAACACTATGCCAGGGGCTTTTCACGGATAATCTCACAGGAGTTTCATTCCAGGCCTATGGGGTAATTATTGTGATTATCCCCATGATGAGAAAATCCCAGCAGAGAAGAAGCCTAAGGCTTAAGATGGCAAGAATGGGACTAGGCTTTGAAGCCAGGTGGCCTAAATGGCCAATGGCTGGTCCTCTTCATAAAGTGCCACAAGAGGGCACAATTGAAACTATGAACCTCAATGTCTCGAATTTGGTGAAGATCCTATGGAAATGATAAGTGGAGGAAATTCAAGTAGAGGTCATGGGTTTGAGGAACTATTTTGGGGAGATGGAAATATCAAAGAATAGCACTTAGagacaaataagaaagaaaatcatcCCCTAACTCTTCATCAATTCAATTTCCTACTCGATCTTAACACATTTATACATGACCTACTGTGTATCAAACGTAGGCATCAGGGATGACCAAATGGACACCATTTTTAGTCACAATCTGCAGAAAGATAGATAAGTAAAACCAGACATGTGCAAGGTGACACGGTAGGTATTCTCCCAAAAGGAAGCACAGAGAGCACCGACCCAGCTTAGAAAGTGATAGGTAAGTGGAAGCTGACAGGCTGAGCAGGGGCTAGCCCTGGGAAGAGAGCTTTAGGCAAATGGATCAGCACATAAGAAAAGGccatatattacacacacacacacacacacacacacacacacacacacacgacaacAGCAGcatttgaaagacaaaaagagtTCGGTACACAGAAggtggcaaaagaaaaaatgagactATTGAAATAAGGACCCAGACGGGTGTAGACTTGCTGGCCATGGTACTGAATATAAATTCTATTCTGAGGTGGTAGGGTCTCAATGGGCTTTGAAGGGTTTTAATCTAGGAAGTGACATAGTCAAATCCATTTGTAGAAAGGTCAGTGCCTCCACCTGTAGCCTGTTGCCTACAGTGTTGTGTAACTGAACAAGCA
This window of the Theropithecus gelada isolate Dixy chromosome 2, Tgel_1.0, whole genome shotgun sequence genome carries:
- the VGLL3 gene encoding transcription cofactor vestigial-like protein 3 isoform X1; the encoded protein is MSCAEVMYHPQPYGASQYLPNPMAATTCPTAYYQPAPQPGQQKKLAVFSKMQDSLEVTLPSKQEEEDEEEEEEEEKDQPAEMEYLNSRCVLFTYFQGDIGSVVDEHFSRALGQAITLHPESAISKSKMGLTPLWRDSSALSSQRNSFPTSFWTSSYQPPPAPCLGGVHPDFQVTGPPGTFSAADPSPWPGHSLHQTGPAPPPAVSESWPYPLTSQVSPSYSHMHDVYMRHHHPHAHMRHRHHHHHHHHPPAGSALDPSYGPLLMPSVHAARIPAPQCDITKTEPTTVTSATSAWAGAFHGTVDIVPSVGFDTGLQHQDKSKESPWY
- the VGLL3 gene encoding transcription cofactor vestigial-like protein 3 isoform X2 produces the protein MSCAEVMYHPQPYGASQYLPNPMAATTCPTAYYQPAPQPGQQGDIGSVVDEHFSRALGQAITLHPESAISKSKMGLTPLWRDSSALSSQRNSFPTSFWTSSYQPPPAPCLGGVHPDFQVTGPPGTFSAADPSPWPGHSLHQTGPAPPPAVSESWPYPLTSQVSPSYSHMHDVYMRHHHPHAHMRHRHHHHHHHHPPAGSALDPSYGPLLMPSVHAARIPAPQCDITKTEPTTVTSATSAWAGAFHGTVDIVPSVGFDTGLQHQDKSKESPWY